From Callithrix jacchus isolate 240 chromosome 15, calJac240_pri, whole genome shotgun sequence, one genomic window encodes:
- the GTPBP8 gene encoding GTP-binding protein 8 isoform X4, giving the protein MAASPLRLGPEKLFEMPAVLGRLSRYQSTSQAFAEVLRLPKQQLRKLLYPLQEVERYLVPDGRQDLHLRIFNPSLEDIARAESVFKATERNRIDYVSSAIRMDHAPDLPRPEVCFIGRSNVGKSSLIKALFSLAPEVEVRISKTPGHTKKMNFFKVGKHFTVVDMPGYGYRAPEDFADMVETYLKERSNLRRTFLLVDSVVGIQKTDNIAIEMCEEFALPYVIVLTKIDKSSKGHLLKQVLEIQKYVNTKTQGCFPQLFAVSKCNCSLTTSHFSPDVLRLLDITF; this is encoded by the exons ATGGCGGCGTCCCCGCTGCGGCTAGGACCGGAAAAGCTCTTTGAAATGCCTGCGGTGCTGGGGCGACTGAGCCGCTATCAGAGCACGTCCCAGGCCTTTGCTGAGGTGCTGCGGCTGCCGAAGCAGCAGCTGAGGAAGCTGCTGTACCCGCTGCAGGAAGTCGAGCGGTACCTCGTCCCCGACGGGAGGCAAGACCTTCACCTGCGGATCTTTAACCCGAGCCTGGAGGACATCGCGAGGGCGGAGAGCGTCTTCAAGGCCACCGAACGTAACCGCATCGACTACGTCAGCTCCGCCATCCGTATGGACCACGCCCCGGACCTCCCCCGGCCTGAG GTGTGTTTTATAGGCAGAAGCAATGTTGGAAAATCCTCCCTAATCAAGGCTTTATTTTCACTGGCCCCTGAGGTTGAAGTCAGAATCTCCAAAACACCA ggacacacaaagaaaatgaactttttcAAAGTTGGAAAACATTTTACGGTGGTGGACATGCCAGGTTATGGCTATAGAGCACCTGAAGATTTTGCTGACATGGTAGAGACCTACCTAAAAGAACGAAGCAA CTTGAGGAGAACATTTTTATTAGTGGATAGTGTTGTTGGAATTCAAAAAACAGACAATATTGCCATTGAAATGTGTGAAGAATTTGCATTACCTTATGTG ATTGTTTTAACAAAGATTGACAAATCTTCCAAAGGACATCTTTTAAAACAAGTGCTTGAGATCCAGAAATATGTTAACACAAAAACTCAAGGATGTTTTCCTCAGTTGTTTGCTGTAAG CAAATGCAACTGCAGTTTGACAACGTCCCACTTCAGCCCTGATGTCCTGCGGCTGCTGGAcatcacattttaa
- the GTPBP8 gene encoding GTP-binding protein 8 isoform X3 — MAASPLRLGPEKLFEMPAVLGRLSRYQSTSQAFAEVLRLPKQQLRKLLYPLQEVERYLVPDGRQDLHLRIFNPSLEDIARAESVFKATERNRIDYVSSAIRMDHAPDLPRPEVCFIGRSNVGKSSLIKALFSLAPEVEVRISKTPGHTKKMNFFKVGKHFTVVDMPGYGYRAPEDFADMVETYLKERSNLRRTFLLVDSVVGIQKTDNIAIEMCEEFALPYVIVLTKIDKSSKGHLLKQVLEIQKYVNTKTQGCFPQLFAVSSKCNCSLTTSHFSPDVLRLLDITF, encoded by the exons ATGGCGGCGTCCCCGCTGCGGCTAGGACCGGAAAAGCTCTTTGAAATGCCTGCGGTGCTGGGGCGACTGAGCCGCTATCAGAGCACGTCCCAGGCCTTTGCTGAGGTGCTGCGGCTGCCGAAGCAGCAGCTGAGGAAGCTGCTGTACCCGCTGCAGGAAGTCGAGCGGTACCTCGTCCCCGACGGGAGGCAAGACCTTCACCTGCGGATCTTTAACCCGAGCCTGGAGGACATCGCGAGGGCGGAGAGCGTCTTCAAGGCCACCGAACGTAACCGCATCGACTACGTCAGCTCCGCCATCCGTATGGACCACGCCCCGGACCTCCCCCGGCCTGAG GTGTGTTTTATAGGCAGAAGCAATGTTGGAAAATCCTCCCTAATCAAGGCTTTATTTTCACTGGCCCCTGAGGTTGAAGTCAGAATCTCCAAAACACCA ggacacacaaagaaaatgaactttttcAAAGTTGGAAAACATTTTACGGTGGTGGACATGCCAGGTTATGGCTATAGAGCACCTGAAGATTTTGCTGACATGGTAGAGACCTACCTAAAAGAACGAAGCAA CTTGAGGAGAACATTTTTATTAGTGGATAGTGTTGTTGGAATTCAAAAAACAGACAATATTGCCATTGAAATGTGTGAAGAATTTGCATTACCTTATGTG ATTGTTTTAACAAAGATTGACAAATCTTCCAAAGGACATCTTTTAAAACAAGTGCTTGAGATCCAGAAATATGTTAACACAAAAACTCAAGGATGTTTTCCTCAGTTGTTTGCTGTAAG CAGCAAATGCAACTGCAGTTTGACAACGTCCCACTTCAGCCCTGATGTCCTGCGGCTGCTGGAcatcacattttaa
- the GTPBP8 gene encoding GTP-binding protein 8 isoform X1 translates to MAASPLRLGPEKLFEMPAVLGRLSRYQSTSQAFAEVLRLPKQQLRKLLYPLQEVERYLVPDGRQDLHLRIFNPSLEDIARAESVFKATERNRIDYVSSAIRMDHAPDLPRPEVCFIGRSNVGKSSLIKALFSLAPEVEVRISKTPGHTKKMNFFKVGKHFTVVDMPGYGYRAPEDFADMVETYLKERSNLRRTFLLVDSVVGIQKTDNIAIEMCEEFALPYVIVLTKIDKSSKGHLLKQVLEIQKYVNTKTQGCFPQLFAVRDLLASLKEKAGCGRLFILTLGMWLKPKRST, encoded by the exons ATGGCGGCGTCCCCGCTGCGGCTAGGACCGGAAAAGCTCTTTGAAATGCCTGCGGTGCTGGGGCGACTGAGCCGCTATCAGAGCACGTCCCAGGCCTTTGCTGAGGTGCTGCGGCTGCCGAAGCAGCAGCTGAGGAAGCTGCTGTACCCGCTGCAGGAAGTCGAGCGGTACCTCGTCCCCGACGGGAGGCAAGACCTTCACCTGCGGATCTTTAACCCGAGCCTGGAGGACATCGCGAGGGCGGAGAGCGTCTTCAAGGCCACCGAACGTAACCGCATCGACTACGTCAGCTCCGCCATCCGTATGGACCACGCCCCGGACCTCCCCCGGCCTGAG GTGTGTTTTATAGGCAGAAGCAATGTTGGAAAATCCTCCCTAATCAAGGCTTTATTTTCACTGGCCCCTGAGGTTGAAGTCAGAATCTCCAAAACACCA ggacacacaaagaaaatgaactttttcAAAGTTGGAAAACATTTTACGGTGGTGGACATGCCAGGTTATGGCTATAGAGCACCTGAAGATTTTGCTGACATGGTAGAGACCTACCTAAAAGAACGAAGCAA CTTGAGGAGAACATTTTTATTAGTGGATAGTGTTGTTGGAATTCAAAAAACAGACAATATTGCCATTGAAATGTGTGAAGAATTTGCATTACCTTATGTG ATTGTTTTAACAAAGATTGACAAATCTTCCAAAGGACATCTTTTAAAACAAGTGCTTGAGATCCAGAAATATGTTAACACAAAAACTCAAGGATGTTTTCCTCAGTTGTTTGCTGTAAG GGACTTACTAGCCTCACTCAAGGAAAAGGCAGGCTGTGGTAGACTTTTCATCTTAACACTTGGCATGTGGTTGAAGCCAAAAAGAAGTACTTGA
- the GTPBP8 gene encoding GTP-binding protein 8 isoform X2, whose amino-acid sequence MAASPLRLGPEKLFEMPAVLGRLSRYQSTSQAFAEVLRLPKQQLRKLLYPLQEVERYLVPDGRQDLHLRIFNPSLEDIARAESVFKATERNRIDYVSSAIRMDHAPDLPRPEVCFIGRSNVGKSSLIKALFSLAPEVEVRISKTPGHTKKMNFFKVGKHFTVVDMPGYGYRAPEDFADMVETYLKERSNLRRTFLLVDSVVGIQKTDNIAIEMCEEFALPYVIVLTKIDKSSKGHLLKQVLEIQKYVNTKTQGCFPQLFAVSTVTFSGIHLLRCFIANVTGNLDLTN is encoded by the exons ATGGCGGCGTCCCCGCTGCGGCTAGGACCGGAAAAGCTCTTTGAAATGCCTGCGGTGCTGGGGCGACTGAGCCGCTATCAGAGCACGTCCCAGGCCTTTGCTGAGGTGCTGCGGCTGCCGAAGCAGCAGCTGAGGAAGCTGCTGTACCCGCTGCAGGAAGTCGAGCGGTACCTCGTCCCCGACGGGAGGCAAGACCTTCACCTGCGGATCTTTAACCCGAGCCTGGAGGACATCGCGAGGGCGGAGAGCGTCTTCAAGGCCACCGAACGTAACCGCATCGACTACGTCAGCTCCGCCATCCGTATGGACCACGCCCCGGACCTCCCCCGGCCTGAG GTGTGTTTTATAGGCAGAAGCAATGTTGGAAAATCCTCCCTAATCAAGGCTTTATTTTCACTGGCCCCTGAGGTTGAAGTCAGAATCTCCAAAACACCA ggacacacaaagaaaatgaactttttcAAAGTTGGAAAACATTTTACGGTGGTGGACATGCCAGGTTATGGCTATAGAGCACCTGAAGATTTTGCTGACATGGTAGAGACCTACCTAAAAGAACGAAGCAA CTTGAGGAGAACATTTTTATTAGTGGATAGTGTTGTTGGAATTCAAAAAACAGACAATATTGCCATTGAAATGTGTGAAGAATTTGCATTACCTTATGTG ATTGTTTTAACAAAGATTGACAAATCTTCCAAAGGACATCTTTTAAAACAAGTGCTTGAGATCCAGAAATATGTTAACACAAAAACTCAAGGATGTTTTCCTCAGTTGTTTGCTGTAAG caCTGTGACCTTTTCTGGAATCCATCTATTGAGATGCTTTATAGCCAATGTAACAGGAAATCTTGACTTAACTAATTAA
- the GTPBP8 gene encoding GTP-binding protein 8 isoform X5, protein MAASPLRLGPEKLFEMPAVLGRLSRYQSTSQAFAEVLRLPKQQLRKLLYPLQEVERYLVPDGRQDLHLRIFNPSLEDIARAESVFKATERNRIDYVSSAIRMDHAPDLPRPEVCFIGRSNVGKSSLIKALFSLAPEVEVRISKTPGHTKKMNFFKVGKHFTVVDMPGYGYRAPEDFADMVETYLKERSNLRRTFLLVDSVVGIQKTDNIAIEMCEEFALPYVIVLTKIDKSSKGHLLKQVLEIQKYVNTKTQGCFPQLFAVRN, encoded by the exons ATGGCGGCGTCCCCGCTGCGGCTAGGACCGGAAAAGCTCTTTGAAATGCCTGCGGTGCTGGGGCGACTGAGCCGCTATCAGAGCACGTCCCAGGCCTTTGCTGAGGTGCTGCGGCTGCCGAAGCAGCAGCTGAGGAAGCTGCTGTACCCGCTGCAGGAAGTCGAGCGGTACCTCGTCCCCGACGGGAGGCAAGACCTTCACCTGCGGATCTTTAACCCGAGCCTGGAGGACATCGCGAGGGCGGAGAGCGTCTTCAAGGCCACCGAACGTAACCGCATCGACTACGTCAGCTCCGCCATCCGTATGGACCACGCCCCGGACCTCCCCCGGCCTGAG GTGTGTTTTATAGGCAGAAGCAATGTTGGAAAATCCTCCCTAATCAAGGCTTTATTTTCACTGGCCCCTGAGGTTGAAGTCAGAATCTCCAAAACACCA ggacacacaaagaaaatgaactttttcAAAGTTGGAAAACATTTTACGGTGGTGGACATGCCAGGTTATGGCTATAGAGCACCTGAAGATTTTGCTGACATGGTAGAGACCTACCTAAAAGAACGAAGCAA CTTGAGGAGAACATTTTTATTAGTGGATAGTGTTGTTGGAATTCAAAAAACAGACAATATTGCCATTGAAATGTGTGAAGAATTTGCATTACCTTATGTG ATTGTTTTAACAAAGATTGACAAATCTTCCAAAGGACATCTTTTAAAACAAGTGCTTGAGATCCAGAAATATGTTAACACAAAAACTCAAGGATGTTTTCCTCAGTTGTTTGCTGTAAG GAACTaa